From Actinoplanes oblitus, a single genomic window includes:
- a CDS encoding lysophospholipid acyltransferase family protein — MERDRSAVETSTVSRIPPVYRAVMAAVGPIVRWWGRLEVVGLHHLPARGATIVPANHDSAWDPLVIAFAARRRRQIQALAKASLWKNPLVRRVLDGMGQIPVRRGQGDTDALDTAVQCLSAGGCLGIFPEGTRSQGRQLRARSGAGRLAQAVPQARIVCAAVSGTVDIARFPRRPRLRVTFFEPTPSPPSESALDLAARLTAELRVVAPVPAAQRRQ; from the coding sequence ATGGAGCGCGACCGTTCTGCCGTTGAGACCAGCACCGTGAGCCGGATCCCGCCTGTCTATCGAGCGGTCATGGCAGCGGTGGGGCCGATCGTCCGCTGGTGGGGGCGTCTCGAAGTGGTGGGCTTGCACCACCTTCCGGCGCGCGGCGCGACGATCGTCCCGGCCAACCACGACAGCGCCTGGGACCCCCTGGTCATTGCCTTCGCCGCCCGCCGCCGCCGGCAGATCCAGGCTCTCGCCAAAGCCTCGCTCTGGAAGAATCCGCTGGTTCGCCGGGTGTTGGACGGGATGGGGCAGATCCCGGTCCGACGCGGCCAGGGCGACACTGACGCGCTGGATACCGCGGTGCAGTGCCTTTCCGCCGGCGGCTGCCTCGGGATCTTCCCGGAAGGCACCCGCTCACAGGGTCGCCAGCTGCGTGCCCGCAGCGGTGCCGGACGCCTCGCTCAGGCCGTCCCGCAGGCCCGCATCGTCTGCGCGGCGGTCTCCGGCACCGTGGACATCGCCCGCTTCCCGCGACGCCCCCGGCTGCGGGTGACGTTCTTCGAGCCCACCCCGTCGCCGCCGTCGGAGTCCGCGCTGGACCTGGCCGCGCGGCTGACCGCCGAACTCCGCGTCGTCGCACCGGTGCCGGCGGCGCAACGACGCCAGTAG
- a CDS encoding MOSC domain-containing protein, which produces MIVSDLWRYPVKSLGGERLREARVDRWGIGGDRRWMVVDRSGEKLWAGEFRQLAAVSAVQAGGGVRLSAPGHPELLLDEPIGGERVEVGLRGVGYAVAAGDAADAWLSAVLGLDVRLVWLDEPARRPMSERHGGRPGDVLSFADAAPLLLTTMPSLRQLDAWIAENGGGGPVPMTRFRPNLVVDGEMAAFAEDGWSEVRVGEVRFRFAETCDRCAVTTLDPATGRTAKEPIRTLAKHRRWDGNVWFGVRVVPVGPGTISVGDPVQPI; this is translated from the coding sequence GTGATCGTCTCGGACCTGTGGCGTTATCCGGTCAAATCCCTGGGTGGGGAGCGCCTGCGCGAGGCCCGGGTGGACCGGTGGGGGATCGGCGGGGACCGGCGCTGGATGGTGGTCGACCGGTCCGGGGAGAAGTTGTGGGCCGGCGAGTTCCGGCAGCTTGCCGCCGTCTCCGCGGTGCAGGCCGGCGGCGGCGTCCGGCTGAGCGCACCGGGGCATCCGGAGCTGCTGCTGGACGAGCCGATCGGCGGTGAGCGGGTCGAGGTGGGACTGCGCGGGGTCGGGTACGCGGTGGCCGCCGGTGACGCGGCGGACGCCTGGCTCAGTGCGGTGCTCGGCCTCGACGTGCGGCTGGTCTGGCTGGACGAGCCGGCCCGCCGTCCGATGTCGGAGCGGCACGGTGGCCGGCCCGGCGACGTGCTGAGCTTCGCGGACGCGGCCCCGTTGCTGCTCACCACGATGCCGTCGCTGCGGCAGCTGGACGCGTGGATCGCGGAGAACGGCGGTGGCGGCCCGGTGCCGATGACCCGGTTCCGGCCGAACCTGGTGGTGGACGGGGAGATGGCCGCGTTCGCCGAGGACGGCTGGAGTGAGGTGCGGGTCGGCGAGGTGCGGTTCCGGTTCGCCGAGACCTGCGACAGGTGCGCGGTGACGACGCTGGACCCGGCGACCGGGCGGACCGCCAAGGAGCCGATCCGCACCCTGGCCAAGCATCGGCGGTGGGACGGGAACGTGTGGTTCGGCGTGCGCGTCGTCCCGGTCGGCCCGGGCACGATCAGCGTGGGCGATCCGGT